The following nucleotide sequence is from Anguilla rostrata isolate EN2019 chromosome 3, ASM1855537v3, whole genome shotgun sequence.
TGTTCACTATTAGCTATTGGTTAGCTTCCAAACATAATCAGATAGGTAAAAAGAGAACACATAATTAGAACCAATTTATCCAGCTAACCTATTGTTAGTTACCTGGATAATCCAAATCTGGCTCtaacattatcattattactggTAAGCGCATAGGCTTGCTAGGATGTGCTAGAAAATGGAATGTGGACATACGGTTTTTAGTCATAGCTAGCTGTCTTCACTACCACCTTCACTACTGCATTTTCTGTACTTTCACTCAAGTATAAGTCAGCTGCATTTCATACGATGGAGTACGCACATATATTTCTATAAAATAGTTGAAaagttcaaatatttatttttaaaaggattatGTTTCATGGGTATGGAGGTATTAATGGAGATGTACTGACAGTTATTCTGTTAAAAATGGCAACCTTTATCAGAAGGCTGAGCCTACCCTTCTTCAGTGACAGAGCATAAGTAGCCACATCTTTGCCTCTTGCAATAACggatcacagtgcagaagaAAACAAGCCGTATACACGATAAAGTAACCAGAGGCTATTTGCAATAGGAGCCCTCCGTGAAGGTGACACTGACAAGGCTTAGCAGTGGTGGGCCCTGCTGTTTGCACTGATGGTGAGTGACACAGGGTCCCATGCACTGGCTGGCATCAGCGTCATGAGTCACAGCCCCGGCCACGTCCCCCCGGGCCAGCGACCCAGCCCAGAACATAAACCCTTGATTACCCCTTCTTCTTCCTCTACTCCTTAGCTACCTTCATTTTCTAGGACGTGGACTATTGTGACAGATACAAACAGCATCCCATGGCAAGTGCCTGAGGTTCTACTCCATATTccttgaaaacaataattagcCAGATTCCACCTATAACCATGTTAGACAGCTGTAGATGTGTAACAGTGttcatgtgctgtgtttgttatAAGGTCAATGTTTGGTCATGGTGTTCTTGGTTCACATATTGTAAAGCTGCCATAAATTTGTCATAAGCAATAATACTGAATATCAGTATTAAGTGATGTCTACAGAATAGGTATAGGGTTATACATTTGTCAAAGAAGGAATTATTTAGTGAAGGACAGTGAAGTCTGCAGAGCTTCTTGAGATGTTGCCTTTTATAAGAATGCTTAGTTATGGAAATGCTGGTATAAATTGTCTCCCCCAGCCTAGTAATATTGTAATGTGTGAATGATATTACGTGAAGCCATTATTGTATCTATGTTTgaacctgcatttatttttatagcattgCAATGCCCAATTTGACTGTTGAACACTCTTGTTAATGGGTGCTGACACTAGATAAAAAAATCTATGGTTACAGTAAAAATCAAACATAATTAGATGATTAGGGTATGGAAGATCAAGCTGTTAGAAAAGCACATACGCCATTTAATGTTGTGTCTCTGCACAgcaagttttctttttgtgctaTAGTATTGAGGTGTTCAAAGACTTAACCACCAAGTAGAATGGACCTGAAGAAATAGAGAGCTGGTGACAGGATTGTTTTCAACTGTCATACAGCCATTAACAAAGATATCTCTTATATGGAACAAAGTGATCCTCATGACTGCAACAAGAGAATACCCAGTGTATCCAGACAGCCTCCGGGAGGACTAACAGACTTCATCCCCTAGCCTCATTAAACTGTCCTGGTGTTTCACATTTAGGCATCCTTTAAGCAGGTAAATGCTCCCTGCTGTGTTAGCCTCAGGGCCAGCTTTGAATCCCATTAACCTGCGTTAGCAGCACCACATCACCTTGCATTTGTGTCACTTCGTTAAGTGACCTGGCGCGATTCCTTGGTTCAGTAGTCACTGCGATGTATTGTGCAGTTAAAAGGAACgggcagtttttatttatttatttttttaaagcgagCAGGACAGTCCACCCTCATGTTAAATTCTTTTTTCTCTAATCAGACTGGTAGAAAGCAAAGTGGGTAATCAATAAGGAAGTGTCTAATTAGACCGGTAGAAAGTGAAGTGGACAACCGATAAGGAAATCTCTAATTGAACTGCGGTAGATAGCAAAGTGGGTAACCAATAAGGAAGCATAGAGAGTGCCATTATGGTGATGAAATCCCCATGAGCATGCAGGGATTCCCACATGGCTCAAGAACTGGGTGCTCTACAGACCACACCATACATCTAACGTGGAACAGGCAGTTTAGAGGAAAATAGGGAAGCAAGTAGTAAATTGACAAACTAATAtcacaatttcattttgaaagaatTGCTTCAGAATTTGGGCCCAGCACcttgttgtttttcttattcTGGTTCCTCTGCCAGTTCTCTATCAGTAGCAGGCAGGTCGAGACTTCATTCAAATGTCAAGTTCATCAATAAGATGCTTATTAGGTATTTGAAGGCATTCTTGAGTCAACTGAGTTCTCAAATtcgtaaaataatttaaaaatcaccaATATAATGTTCATATCTTGGTGCAAATCTTCCCCTGTCTATACCAAAATATGCAGTGTATATTATAACTACGCAAGCtttgataaaatgaaagaaaatgttttatcaaaaaaaatgtttacatccTAACTGTTGTTCATGTGTAAGGCCTTGGAATTGTCATGTGACCAGAACATTCTAATTTTTGCTCAGAGAATTGTTAATTACTCCACACACCCTTGGTACTACCCTTGAGCTTCTGGTAGGCCAATCTGATGCCTCAAAATCAAACTGAACAATACCTTCCATCTTTCAAAaccatacaaacaaaaaacaattcttAACAGTAAATGCTGACCAGTATGTTAAAACTAGAGGTGAGACTTTTTATGATTAGGTTATTTGTTCTTGCACTTACTGGAGTATGCTGGAGTATTTTTTTTGAGTGCCTAAGCCAAGTAGATGTGATTATACTACCACAAGTGAGCAAATATACATAAAAGCCAATGTGaaacatatgtgcacacacgcggAAGGTGACGATATGTTTTCTGATTCTGCCATCCAACTCCAAGGTACGTTTCAGTATACAAGCCTTCACACCAGCAAATAGTTTCGTTTAAACATCCTTTACCCCAGCATAACCATTAATAAATCAGGACAAATGGATActataaattgattttaaaaaatattttatttttaaaaggaaccCGCCATTTCAGCAGCCTCTGCCAAGACTACTAAAGCTCCGTCCATCTTGAGTCCTGGATGCAGGTGCTCTTCTGCCCAATGGTCAATTGACGTACAAACACTTGTTGTCAGCATGAGGTCTGTAACAACTTGAACTAACTTTGAATGAATAATAGAGCATTCTAAATAGAAACATCCATTTACGCATTTACGCCTGTTCTTTGCTCTTACCAGAAAACGaattcagataagaaaaaaagttgaataactaaatgtttgtggaaacgtTCATAAGCACAGATAACAATCAAATTTGATTGTACGTCTGTTTTGTGAACGAGGCCCAATGCATTTACCAATGCGTGCTGCTTCAGTAACTGGCCCTGTAAAATAGCAGAATAATTTTATCAAGTCATTTTTATGCGACAACTGACCTTTTACCAGAAAACTCTTACTAAAACACTTTTATTTCAAGTTCCAATTAGATGCACACGTACATGTAATGACACAAATATGTACGtgggaaaataattatttctaatGCTCGCTATCTAGTAAATAGAGCTGAGTGTCATAACAATACTCTTATATAAATTACACTATGCTGCCcttccatttaaaatggcctacacacaaatacagtaaacTGCACTGTGCATTAATCCATTAAAGAAATGCTTCTCAGCTTCAGCTATATCCAACAAATAGAATTGCAACATTGACTCAGAAAATTGGGTCCATTATTAACTACTGTACATTGAGTCCGGACTATAAacagtgtgctttgtgacatcgACTCACACAAACTGCCTTAAGTATTAAAAGTAACaaatacacaatttattttacacataatCACAACAATTTtacacatatttttcttttattcctaAATTTAACATCTGTCTATTTGTTTatgaagaacacatttccttGGAACACATCACGCTTTATTAGCATCTCCTATCCCCAGGGATTCTGAATTggacattatattttattcacgAGGGACGTGAGGAAGATTAAGGTGTACTCTACATATTTTTGTCCTTATATGGCTTTTGGCGAAGTCCCACCGGACAAGGCGTTCAGTCTTTGTGGATGTCTTCGTGCCAGATGATCTTATAGGTAATCCAGTAGAAGACGTTGAAGATGAGGAAAGCCAAGGGAAAGACCGCCCTGGATATGGTGTCGATCCTCTTCGCCCTGTCCACGTACTTCCTCTTCGGGGCGTCGTTTTCTCTGAGGGGCGGCGGTGTGTCGGGCGTGGCGTTCAGCGTAGCGGCCTTGCCCGCGGTCCCGTCCTTGACCGGGAGGCATGGGCTCATTTCGTAGGCCGGTAAATTTAAACGCCCTTCCCTCATGTGTTCATCCTGGCAGTAAAGAATCGAACAAAGATGGGACACGAGCCTCAGCACAGGCACTTTCTGACATCATGAATGAAAAATACGTCTTGTATGTAAATTAAGTATAGATGCggcagtgtacagtacatggtGCACACAGTTCAAATGCATGTGGTGGCAGTGCAGtacaatggttagggaactgacTGTGTACCCTCAAGCAAGGTACTTCATCTGATCTGCTTCAAATctccatctgtataaatgggcATAAATAAGTTAGCTGCGTTTAAGTgcctctggataaaagtgtcggTTAAGCGCACGGATGCAAATGAGTGTGACTTTTAATTCCTGCAGGAAGCAACAAGGCGTGTGAATCCATTATGTACCCATGTGTCCTCAAAAAGGGTAGCCAGCAGCTAAACTCCTCCTCCCAGCTGTGTCTCAGGTGTAGCTGTGTCTGAGAGACGGACCGTGGCACCTCTTTATAGATAACGCCCACGGACAAATTCAGCTGCTTGGACGGAGTTCATTTTAGGCCTCCTTCCTCTAACCCACTTCGGCACCATATACAGGAGTAAACTGGCATTACCTGATGTACTGTTAGGCTGTCCTTTCTTTTTACAAAGTTGATATTTAGACCTTTTGAGATATTTAAGATTTAGCATTATTGGAAATGAAGGCATGCAGCAAACcaaatgttttgcaaatattTGATACCAGTAGTGCCCGACAAAAGCATGGTAAAGGTAGAGTGAAATTTTTGATATATAATGACAGAAtctggatttgagatcaaactgaacatgagacaaaagtacagacaatcagcttttatttcatgatatttacaaGTTAacggatgactgacaggtgttaactCCTGCTCAGGTTTTCCTTTTGCATAGATTTCTCAAGTCATTCAAACATCAGTGAGAgtctagtcttgattttagcctttgtttttatctgtggtgattgcatttggagtcagaaCTATACACCATCATCAAGACCTGAGAAATAACTATGTCTGGCAATGGTTACTGAGATGCTGGAGTCACCACGTCTGACACCAGCAATTACAGCATGatcaaagtcgcttagatcacgCGTTAtacccattctaatgtttggagGAACAGGCGATTTGCATTAATGTGTACCTAATCAAGTGGCCACTGACTTAATGtgtctgaaatatatatatataatcaaaagAATAATCAACAAATGGTGATTTCAGGTGTTGACAGAACAGCGCAGATTCCTGAAAATTCTAACCTTCTCTTGTCGTTTTTGTCTTCGTCTCAACCGGAGGAACTCCTTCTGTTGCCTGGAGACAAAATTAACTCCAGCGTATTCCAGTAGagcagcaaacacaaacagaagacaCACGGCCATCCAGATGTCAATAGCCTTCACATAggacacctgtcaatcacaacaCAACCAGTCAGCTCTCGCCTCACACTGGataatgcacatacattttccCCACTGCTGTATGTAATGCTCATAAAGGTGTAACCGATTTCTATTTTTGGAAAGTGTGGACTGACAAGAGCATCATAACCACTCACATCAAACGTAACACATTGCTGGAGTGTAAAGAGGTCAACATTTTGACACTTGTGGAAACTTAACACTTATTGTACACATCTGTGTCACCTGTCATCGCAGCCTGCCTTATCAGTAAGTACATGCCTGACAAGCATGGATGCATGCTGTAATCTGTAGTGTTTTAAAACCTTGTGTTGTCACCTTTACTAAAAGAAGTTATACGTTATAAAATTTACACCAATATGTGTCTGATAAATGTCCTGTCAGTGCTGCAATGAACAAAATGCCAAATCTgaaaagtgaaacattttggaGATTTACCCATAACGTTAATTGGACCATTAGCCCTGCTGAGCAGAATATAATAACAGCACAAGTCAGTAGGCATGGACGGCCCAAGGTGCTTAAGATTATTAACATTCTATGGCTATTGGCTCCTTTGATGTGCCAGGTTACTTATCCAATAGGAAGCAGAACGTGTTGTGCTGGACAGTTTGTGAGATTAGTGTTTCTCAGGTGTTAAGTCAGCATTCGCCTGAACACCTGGACTAACCTTCGGCAGCGAGGCTCGGGAGCCGGAGCTCTGGGTCGTCATGGTGAGCACCGTGGTGATGCCCAGGGCCACTCTGGCGGGCGCGGCGTCCATGTTGATCCAGAAGGACACCCAGGACAGGATGACGATGAGCAGGCTGGGGATGTACATCTGGATCAGGTAGTATCCCATCTGCCTCTCCAGGTGGAACTTCACCTCGATGCAGGTGAACTTACCTGGGAGCAAAAGCAGGGCAAGATACACGGCATCAAATATAAAAAGGATTCTGTAATGGAGaagcattgtttgttttcttttgcttatCGCGTATCACTCTTATGGTCATCTCATTGATTAATGCACCGCAAATATCTGTATTGCTTTACTGTGCCCTCTTACCTGTGTTGTAGTGTTTGGTACAGTAGCCCAAATCCTTTTCATCTCTCATGATAAACTGAGGAAGGGTCAATCCTTCGGACACCTGCACTGGACCCTTGTCAAGCCACTTGAAGATGAGATCGTTCATTGTGTAGCCGACTGGAGGAAACAAATGGATTCAAGGAGGATGTTGGCATAGTGTTCTAATCTCCAGTGGTATGTAGCAAAAATTATTCTAAATGCTTATAGAATCATATTGGAAAATAGTAATTCATGTATTAGGTATTCATTAGTTTTCTGGATAATAACCATAACTTAAGTGTATGTCACAACTGAGTAAAAATTGAGAAACAGTGCAGTCATATAATTTTCTTGCACTGAATACTTATAAGAAacacttttttcattattattaggTAGAAAGAACACCATTtttgcttctttcatgtttcagttcagtgaactTTGTGAAACCAACAGGTTGAAATAAATAGTATAgacacacatcacatcacatttacATCAAAATATCTGACCTTTTCTAAATATTGGCAGTTGAacgatggtaaaaaaaaaaaaaaaaaaacattatctgcAAACCTGTTACATCAATTTAATTTAGTGATAACCAGATGGTTGAATTAATTATGTATGCTTGCTGCAGTGATGAAATATTCTGCAACTCTACATCCACTCTGTATCAATTGCAGACTGAGACATTTGTGTAATGTAGAAACTGCAGCCAATTTTGTTTTGGATGCTgatttttcatggaaaattcaCTGACACCCATTACTGACATTTATGTTGCCCTTTGGTAGTTTTCAACTCAATGTACAATAATACAACATGTCACTTCTTTCTAAATGCTACACATGGTTCACCtcattaaaatggcatttagCAGCAGTGAAATGAGCAAGAACTCACAGCTCTCCAACTGCATGGTACAGGTCTGCACATCCATGGGGAAGTTCTTTAGATCCATGGGACAGGACAGAATGAGTGTCAGCCTTAGAAAAGAGAAGCATTTCAACATATTGACATTTGATTGCactatttatatttgtaaatgACACAGCGGTAAAtacgctacatggccaaaagtatgtggacacctgacatccaaaatctcttccaaaattatgCGCATCTTTGGCGTCAGGTATTAATCAGTTTCAAGTGTCATATTCCTGTTCCTAAAGCATCATAATAACCTGACTGCATGTTTAAATCCTgcacaatcatttatttttgcttttttgttgcaaaaaacTTGAAAAGTCGACTGAAAATTGCAGTTATGGAGGACGGCTACATTTTCCCATCATCCACTGTTGCTACACACCATGCCAATACAAAGCCTACCTCCCTACATGTTTACACATACTGTTTCAACAGAAACCAGGCAAATTATGTGACCAACCATTCAGTAAAGTAGTGTAGCATGCAGAgtgatgtaaaaaaagaaaaactgcaaaaaccTTCAAGCTTGGTTAATTGAGCTTGATCAATTATGAGTCAGAGCTGCATACTGAACATCTATGATTGGTGAAATTTAGGAGTAAGCCAGACATGTTGTACACAGCAGGTTTGAAAATTAAGCTGGGAAATGaattggtaaaaaaataaataaaacaagcacgCTTCGTGAATCCAGATGCCCACTCGAAAGCTAATCCCTCACAACTAACACAAGAAGTTGATGACTCAGAATGGTGAATAACCTGATGCTGTACAGCACGTTCCCATCCTTAAAGATCCTGAGCAGCTTGTTGTCTGTGGTGACATCATGGAAGTTGGCTCCCTTCTCGTTGGCAAAGAAGAGGTCGGGCTTCCAAATAGAGTCCAACATGGAGGGGTCCAGGTCCAGCGAGTCATCTGGGTACTCGCTGTACGCCAGACGCGGATCGTTCCACTTCTGCCGCAGAAAGATGTTTACCCTGTAGTCCTAAGGAAGCAGCAAGATTTGGGAGTGAGGCTACATGATCTCTTCAGATTTATTCAATTGAGCACTATTATCTGAAAGCAAACAGTGGCCACTTTCCACACTGGCCAGCTGACACTCAAAATTGCACATCAAGGtagaactgaaaaaatattgcaaGATGATACTGTATCTActgtagctagctggctaagtggccaattcaaaatgaaatgtaattatgctCTTCCCCTTCTCTCATAGAATGACCAAGTCATAACTTGGCCACAGAATGAATCCACCTTAGCAATATTTACCTCCTCTGAATTCATGGTAGGTCACAGATAGGCTACACATGCTCACGTAAACctgtacaatttttaaaaatgtaaatgttttttgggttttgttcTTTACATGAAAGCTGTGTGATACTACgataaaaagtttttaatgtttaaaataacttGGGTATGTGTTCTATTCTTATACCCGTTAACAGTACTATGACTTTCCAATTAGCATACTtaattgtgaaaatgaacacTACATTTTTAGAACATTCAGATGGGTCTGTCCTGACCAATTTGCTAAACCTCTGGATGTGTTTCATTTTGATGGATTTCAATAAAGCGACCAGACTTGTTATGTTCTGGCTTCCTGAGATGCAAGCTTCTCACAAACGTTGCATTAATCAACACGTTTTGTTCTGAGAGGTGTCAAAAGCAGTAACGGTGAGTTCCTGTCTGGCATTCGGAGTGTGAATTAATCACATAAACCTGAGTTTAATTCATTTACGAGAAGTTTGGGGCAGGAGTGCAGACGACATTATGATTTTGCCCTATGGAACATCTGACACTAACTTAACCTCATATCCCCTGGAAGTGTTGACACATTTGAAAGGCAAGAGAGATTGACGTGTTAGACTGGGTAATGGAGCGAGGCTGAAGGGTGGGACAGAACGGTCGGTGCGATGTTCCCATCAATGATAGAAGTCAAGTGTTGCTGGGATTGTTACAGGTTGgtagtgaaaatgaaaaggcgACTCTTTGAGGTTGTATAGACATGACAATTAGGCACTCTAAACAAGTACAGCTGTAGTGTCTACATTCCTGGATAAaaaggatgattttttttttaatcaagagAAACTCCCTGACTTTGTCCCTGAAGTGTTGCTGATGCCATTATCAGATAGTCCTGTAGGCCAAAtgataaataacacattttctaCCACACATGAAGTAAAACTAAGATGGGTTGACACTTACCATAGTTGTCTCTGTGACTGAGCCAAAGCTGTTGATAAAAATATTGCAAGTAACGTTTACAGGAGGACCTGTGGAATGCAATGAGAATGTGATGATGCATGTTGAAAAGTAAAACACGATcaaataatttactgcaaaaaaaatgactcatttcCCACATGCATCCAGGAAATAAGTCATTTCTCATAATATGTAAATTTATGTAAAAGCTGTTCTTATTTATCCCACTGCTGGAGATATTAATATATCAGAAAGTAACCATATATTTGATTGAGCTACTGTTGATCGTAGCGTTATATCAGAATTCTATGACactatgcaaaataataattatgattagCCATGGTAATAATGAACCTCATTAAGCATGcaacatattttccatttgattCACAACAAGCAAATcaacaaataaagtttaaacaTTCGATTCCTTTTGCATCTATTCAAAGCACAACAGTGAAGCCTTTCATTTCAATACATTAATCTAACATGCCTCTTGTTCTTCTTCCAATGGATTGGCTGTATCACATACAATTGAAAAAATAACTATATACGAcagaataaataacatttaaatgaagaaaatgaatgtaatcattttaatcttTGTAATGGAGACATGGGATATCAACTAAAATATAATGACAGCTaggaaaagggaaaatgtgGAGACACCAGTACAGTGGTAAATACTAGTATTGttctcatatacacacatgcccCATTTGTGTAGCACTGGGGCATTACAGTGAGAGCTGATGCACAATATTCAGTTTGTAATTAAACAGTTTCGTAGTGTACATTCAGGTTTGCTTAGTGGATCTCTTTATGCCAGGTGTTTTACATTGTTTAGTGTTTATCTCTGACACCCTGGGAATAATTTAAGTAGCCATTTTCAATTCCCTCGCCACATGGTACAAAAACAATGCCCCACTTCAATTTTAAAGCGATTAAACTGTCCCTACAGGAGTAGCTGGCAGCCTCtgaacaaacacacccacacatacacaaatacataataaCCCACCAGatttgcacacatgcagacactcacatgcacacacaataaatGGACAGTACTGTTTACTAAACTCGAAATTACACTGGAgtatagcattttaaaattgaacATAATGGCTGCATTATTTCTGAGTTCATCATCAATGTTTAATGTGACTAAAGCTCTATTTGTCACTGGTCTTATAATGTGGCTGCAGTTGATATTAGTGGGAGAAATACAACTCCATACAGAAAGATGTTCTTCCAACTATAAGTGATTCCCTTGAGCTGCCCTGCTAGCATCTGCTGTTCAAAATCATCAGCTGGAGGTTTGAGGTTTGGACACAAGCTTATAGAGTGGCTCAGACCTCTTCCCAATGACTCCACTGTTCTTAAAAGCCAATATTGCATGTAAAACCAGTTAAAGCAAAATGGCTTGTGCTTTAACTGTCTTTAACCTGCTTTAATGAGAGTCCATAAGAATGTGCATGTTATCAGAGACAATTAGATACTGAGCATTTTATTGTGGATGAATATGATGAATATCTTCCCAGCACCTCTCGGCCTGCTCATAAAATCAATCTCTTGACCCATGTGATCTGTGTAGATTCACGGGAGAATCACTGGGTCAGTGATACCTGAGAGCCCAGACAGAAGCCAAAACcggtggaaaataaataacaagcgAAAGAAAATTGGCTACCTTGAattaatactgaacatttttttgccCAGCATGTATTAATTTACTGCGTAGCACGTATGCAGCAATGTTGACAATGTAAGGAAAACCAGCATTGCGTTACAGTAATAGGGCTACAAAAGCGGTGGCCCTGCTACTATAATGTAATGCTGGTATTTCTTACATTGTCAACATTGTTGCATACGTGCTGTGCAGTAAATGGATACATGGTGGGCAATAACATGTTCAGTATTAATTCAAGTTACTTTGAGTCCAACTGGGAATAAATGTACTGTGTCAGTACTTTAAAAAGTAAGAGTTTTCTTAATGGATgtcttgctgtgtgtgtactttttaaattattatcagTGTGTAATAGTAAAGTAGACATCATTACAGATGAGTAGGGCCAcaagtttgtctccaccatgtgacctgctgggatttaaacttgcatttacatggttatcctccaggggtccccagaggcactccaacagcacagtcaagtgactaatcatacaaatgagtttctaattgacacatttacacaaacaattagtttaatatggggagagtcaggaaggaaagtgaacatggatggaagtttaaatgctgaaaaaagcttgtttttgagtcagtggtcctcactcctggtcctggagagtcacagggtctgctggctttcgttgttgctcagcacttgagtagcacagcaaatGATCAGTTAAAACAGTTGATTACAGTTCGTTCAgatcacctggtttcttgggtctgaattagtCACTGATCTCAACAGACTCTGTGGCTTTCCAGTTCCAAGACTGActatcactgcagtaaaaagaaaaaatccatgaGGTGAGGTTTCGTCcagtttattcagaacaaattaAGCTAATAAGTTCAACAACCAGACTCGGAATTCTGTAGAGCCCAACTTAGGGAAATAATGTAGACAAGACAATGGTTTggaaaaatgatatatattttattggctatgataatgaatatatgaataagCTCATTGGAAACAATAATTAgcataatatgaaaaataatattatacaaatattaaGAGGAAATTCTGTGATGGCTAAACAGAGGTTAACAGTACTTCCATTTAAGGACGGCTAATTTGTGCTGCtaatcacagccaatcacactgcTTCTAAAAAATCTAAcatgcccctg
It contains:
- the LOC135250983 gene encoding glycine receptor subunit alpha-2-like isoform X2; the protein is MDYRVNIFLRQKWNDPRLAYSEYPDDSLDLDPSMLDSIWKPDLFFANEKGANFHDVTTDNKLLRIFKDGNVLYSIRLTLILSCPMDLKNFPMDVQTCTMQLESFGYTMNDLIFKWLDKGPVQVSEGLTLPQFIMRDEKDLGYCTKHYNTGKFTCIEVKFHLERQMGYYLIQMYIPSLLIVILSWVSFWINMDAAPARVALGITTVLTMTTQSSGSRASLPKVSYVKAIDIWMAVCLLFVFAALLEYAGVNFVSRQQKEFLRLRRRQKRQEKDEHMREGRLNLPAYEMSPCLPVKDGTAGKAATLNATPDTPPPLRENDAPKRKYVDRAKRIDTISRAVFPLAFLIFNVFYWITYKIIWHEDIHKD
- the LOC135250983 gene encoding glycine receptor subunit alpha-2-like isoform X1, which codes for MICPFEKLLTIVCACFIETSVRCVCAKEQDFRTPGRGSSQTMSPSDFLDKLMGRTSGYDARIRPNFKGPPVNVTCNIFINSFGSVTETTMDYRVNIFLRQKWNDPRLAYSEYPDDSLDLDPSMLDSIWKPDLFFANEKGANFHDVTTDNKLLRIFKDGNVLYSIRLTLILSCPMDLKNFPMDVQTCTMQLESFGYTMNDLIFKWLDKGPVQVSEGLTLPQFIMRDEKDLGYCTKHYNTGKFTCIEVKFHLERQMGYYLIQMYIPSLLIVILSWVSFWINMDAAPARVALGITTVLTMTTQSSGSRASLPKVSYVKAIDIWMAVCLLFVFAALLEYAGVNFVSRQQKEFLRLRRRQKRQEKDEHMREGRLNLPAYEMSPCLPVKDGTAGKAATLNATPDTPPPLRENDAPKRKYVDRAKRIDTISRAVFPLAFLIFNVFYWITYKIIWHEDIHKD